The genomic stretch AGTATCCCAATAAAGTTGCAGACCATCATGATGTTTGCCAATGCCATAGATGTAGAGGCCGTTTTGATACCACGGGCTTACTGTTGTAAGTCCATGCTCTGTCGCCAGCAACAAATCTGCACCTATTTCTACAACATCCAAATCCATCTTGGCTTTAACTGCTCCACCAAAGCCCATTTCATTGTCATTATCATCCATTTGAACATCTAAGAATGCAGTTGCATCCATAGAGGCATTGCCCATTTCTAGGCTGACATAGGGCATAAATGTTAAATTGTTGGCATCCCAATCTGCATAGTTACCGAAAAATATATACATACCTATTGGGATTTCTGCATCGTTAAACGCATGAGCCATAAATATATCTTGGTCATCATTTTTGTATTCAAAGTTTTCAACTGCTTTAATCCAGGCAAATTCAGTGCTGATATTTTCACCTAATTGCTTTTTTAACATAATACCTGAAAAATAATCGTCAATCACCAGACTCATGCGATCCATCCAATATTGCTGACCAACGATGATATTGGCGTCGATGGATTCGATATTGTAATCGAAGTTAAGCTCAGTGATATGAATATCGGCGCCTGTGGTAAGACCAGCACCAGGATTGCCCCAGACAAGGTCTCCAATTTCGGCAGCAACACGGAATTTTAAGTTTTGATGAAATTGAGAATCGAAGCCGATGTTAAACCTATTATCAATTGTGGCCCCGTCTTTTTCTGTCTCGTTGTTGTACATGGCGGCTCGAACACGGTTTTCACCACTAATATTGAACTCAACAGCGTAAAGTCCTGTAAATAAAAGGACTGGGATAAGAATGAGGATGATTTTTTTCATCTAATTCTCCTTTTATATATTTGTATTCTTATTCACAGAATAAACTTATTGGCAGTTTATGCAAGAAAAAGCTCATATATCAAGGATTTTTAGCTTCAGCTCATCTTGAATAACTTGGATATTCTTAGCTAGATTCGGTATAATGGGGATGCCATTTTTCCTTACTGCTAATTCCTTTTCATACTCTTTTTCGCCGGCTACCCAGATTCTTTCTCTTCCCGGAAGCTTTTTGGAATTCTGAAGTTGTACGCAGATATCAGTTGAGATGCGTTTGAAATCTTCTATCTCGGTAAAGAAATCGATATTGATCGCAAGAAAGAAATGACCCAAGCGATAGGGTGCGGCTTTACCGTTTTCATCCTTACCCCAAAGTCCGTTGAGATAGCTGCCCTTTTGTAAGGCGGCGCTGAGGATTTCGACCATCGTGCTCAATCCATAACCCTTATGACTGCCGGTCACTTCTTCGGTACCGCCCAAAGGCAACATGCAAGCAGTTTGCTCTACCAAATCTACCAAGAGCTTCTGGGTATCAGTTTGTGGCTCACCGTTAAGATTGATTGCCCAATAGGGAGGGGTTTGCTTTCCTTCCCGAGAATACTGTTCCACTTTTCCCCTTTGCGAGATTGATGTTGCGGCGTCATAGATGAAAGGATAAGGCAGATTTGTGGGAGCTCCGAAGCAGATTGGATTTGTTCCCAAGAGTGGTTGTACGCCATGTGTGGGGCAGATCGAGGGACGGGCATTGGTCACGGTTAGACCGATCATATCGTTTTTTGTTGCCATATTGGCGTAGTATCCGCAGATTCCGTAGTGAGTGCTATTTCTTACGGTAACACAGCCCAGACCATATAGCTTTGCCTTTTCTATGGCCATTTGCATAGCTCTGTGGGCGATCACATGTCCCATGCCGTGGTTTCCATCCCATACGGCAGTTGCGTATTTGTCCCGGATTATGTCGATCTTGGTTATAGGATTTTGAATGCCTTGTTTGATGCGGTCGTAATACATTTTTAATCTGCCGATGCCGTGGGATTCTATACCCCGCAAATCGCTGGCAATAAGTACATCGGCGCAAATCTTAGCGTCGTCTAAGGGAACTCCAATACCTACAAATACTTTAATCATAAAATCGTGCATGGCTTCAACGGGTTGATACATCATTATAATTCTCCTGTATTGATGGCTATTGCATTCAAAGGTGGGAAGCCATTGAAGCAAATAGCCGAGTAGCTTCTTGTATATGCTCCTGTTGTGAATATGAATACTCTGTCGCCGGCTTGAGTGCTATCTGGCATATGATATTTATAGTTTTCGTATAGAATGTCCATACTATCGCAGGTGGGACCGGCAAGAATGATTTCATCCGCCATGCCCTCACGTTCAAAATAGATCGGGAATTTGATTGATTCATCGATAGTCTCGATTAAGCCGCCAAACTTTCCGATATCCAAATATACCCATTGATACATGTTGTTTTTAGACTTTCGGCTGATATTAATTACTTCAGAGACGATTATGCCGGCATCTGCAACCAATGATCGGCCAGGTTCAAGGATGATGTGTGGCATATTTTCGCCAAAGTCTTCGCTGAGGAAACGCATGATTTCGTCCGCGTATTCCTTGACCGAAAATGTGGGATCCACGTAGCTGGCGGGAAATCCTCCCCCAAGGTTTATCATTTTGAGTTCTATACCATGTTCGGCAACTGCATCAAAGAGATATTTACATCTTGCTATCGCATCATCCCATTGGCCAATATCGCGCTGTTGAGAGCCCACATGAAACGAAAGTCCATAGGGGTTCAAGCCCAATTCATCAGCTTGCACGATAAGGTTGTAGACAATATCCGCGTGGGCACCGAACTTTCGCGAAAGAGGCCAGTCTGCACCTGTGCCTTCTGTGAGGATGCGAAAAAAGACTCTGGCTTCCGGCGCAAGCTCGGCAATATTTTGCAAATCCGATTCGCTGTCCGTTGCAAAAAGCCGCACCCCTCTTTCGTAGAAATAAGCGATGTCACTTTTCTTTTTAATCGTATTGCCATAACTCAATCTATCAGGATTTACGCCTAGTCTCAACATCAAATCCAATTCATAACGTGAAGCTATGTCAAAGCAGGAATGTCTATCTTTTAGTAATTCCAAAACTTCTTCCATCGGATTCGCTTTTACGGCATAATACACATCTGCGATGGGAAAGCTTCGAGCAAGCTCATCATACTTTTTTGCGATAAGATCCAGATCGATCACTAAAGTGGGAGTAGGTAACTTTTGGAAGATTTTCTTTATTTTAGCAAATCTTCCAGGATCAATGTAACGTTCTACATTGAATTGATAGGGCTCTTTGTACATGGCATGATCCTCTGCTAATGATATTCCGTGCAAGATATTCTGCAGGCATTTTTATGTCAATCGAATATGATCTCGATTTTTATTGAACCCAAAAGAACCACTTCCCTGAAAACGGGCGGTAGAAAAGATGGCTTTAAAGTTTGAGTAAGAAATACTTGGAGGTTCAGCTTGGCAGAAATTTCAATCGCTATCTATACTTATGAGGGAATGATTGCCTTCTTATTCTATCTCAACTCGTTTGCTCTATTTCTGCTCGTTATCTCCTCGTCACATGAGGGTATCATGAGGGAAAGACGAGTGAAGTGCGAGGGATTGCAATGGGTTAGTGACCTTTCGCTTATGTGTCTTTTCTACACAAAGAGCTTCAAACATCAGCGGTGACATGGATTTTACAGATTCAAGGCGCTGCGCGAATGTCCTATACCCGTATGGCATTCGCTTAGGTTCAAACCTTCTGCTTGACGCTTTTCTTGCATTTTACTCTATTGCTCTCATGAAGAAGATAATACACATAGATATGGATGCATATTTTGCGGCGATTGAGATTCGAGAGAATCCTTCCTTAATGGGCAAATGTGTAATAGTTGGTGGTCCACCTAACAGTCGCGGAGTAGTATCTACCTGCTCATACGAAGCACGTAAATACGGAGTT from Candidatus Cloacimonadota bacterium encodes the following:
- a CDS encoding Ldh family oxidoreductase, with the translated sequence MMYQPVEAMHDFMIKVFVGIGVPLDDAKICADVLIASDLRGIESHGIGRLKMYYDRIKQGIQNPITKIDIIRDKYATAVWDGNHGMGHVIAHRAMQMAIEKAKLYGLGCVTVRNSTHYGICGYYANMATKNDMIGLTVTNARPSICPTHGVQPLLGTNPICFGAPTNLPYPFIYDAATSISQRGKVEQYSREGKQTPPYWAINLNGEPQTDTQKLLVDLVEQTACMLPLGGTEEVTGSHKGYGLSTMVEILSAALQKGSYLNGLWGKDENGKAAPYRLGHFFLAINIDFFTEIEDFKRISTDICVQLQNSKKLPGRERIWVAGEKEYEKELAVRKNGIPIIPNLAKNIQVIQDELKLKILDI
- a CDS encoding type III PLP-dependent enzyme codes for the protein MYKEPYQFNVERYIDPGRFAKIKKIFQKLPTPTLVIDLDLIAKKYDELARSFPIADVYYAVKANPMEEVLELLKDRHSCFDIASRYELDLMLRLGVNPDRLSYGNTIKKKSDIAYFYERGVRLFATDSESDLQNIAELAPEARVFFRILTEGTGADWPLSRKFGAHADIVYNLIVQADELGLNPYGLSFHVGSQQRDIGQWDDAIARCKYLFDAVAEHGIELKMINLGGGFPASYVDPTFSVKEYADEIMRFLSEDFGENMPHIILEPGRSLVADAGIIVSEVINISRKSKNNMYQWVYLDIGKFGGLIETIDESIKFPIYFEREGMADEIILAGPTCDSMDILYENYKYHMPDSTQAGDRVFIFTTGAYTRSYSAICFNGFPPLNAIAINTGEL